ATGGTATTTACCAGTTGTTTCACCTCTACTGCTGACATATGGAGagtgcattttgttttctctttacaGCATCAGTGTCATCAGTCGTATGCTGTGCACCCATAACGTGCCCTGCGTCCTGGTTCAGCTGATTGACTGCTGCCCTTGGAGTCGCTGTAGAGAAGGTATATTACACCTTGCATGAATGCgcaattcattttcatttcattcaacgTTTATTTAAATGTCGAAACATAGAGTGCATTAACCTCATTTTCAATTAAGCCAAGAGTACACTGAAAACACGGAAATGATTAACAACACCAGAATACAGCTAAAACAGTTGCATTCAAGAGTGGAGCAGTTTGTAGTCATGTGTTTAAATTGATCCATCAGTGCAATTGTGTTAAGTCTTAATGTGTGTTGTATAAGAAGGTGAAATATGATGGCATGTTGCCATTAAGGGTTTTTAAGGGTTTTTCATGTCCTACTTTTAGAAAAGCACACCCAACCTTTTCACAGAAGATGCAATGATAAGTGTAATAGCTGTCACAAGCTATTGCCTGTTTTCTTTTGCCTAATAATttgcttcctctctgtctctccaacTGAAGGCGAGGTAGAAAAGTACATAAATAGCAGATGGCAAAAGATTCCTGTTGAGGACCATTTAAAGATAACAAAACTAGATGGTCAGGTCTGGATTTCACTTTTCaatctgctgctgagagaagACTGCCAGCGGAAATATGACTTCAACAACTTCAACAAGAACCAGCTTCTAAAGGTACACTGCGAATGTTGACTGACTCTTGTAACTCTTGTAAGAGTCTTGTACTAACTGCTTAagatattatatttaataaacgTGTAATTTGAATTTTGATTCCCATCACCATCCAGGTggctactgtactgtatattatctgtaaacTGAAACTTAGGAAGTGTGTGAGTGCCAGATCATTGTCTTCCAACTTGTTATATCACAGATTCGGAAGATTGTTTTGACTAAGATGTTTCCTCCTATTATACGCTTTCTCATCCTCTTCCTGTGCATTAATTATATAAGCAGAGAGCCTTGTGCATCCTCCTGTTatcacactgttttttaaagtgtgtactCTGCTTAACCCGTTGTAGAAAATTCTGATGGTGTTGATATTCCTGCTGTTGTGTTATTTGTGCTGCAGCTCCGGGGTTTCCTGACCGAGGTATTGATTGATCAGCTGCCAAacctggtggagctgcagcgTTACCTGGCTCATCTTGCCGTTACCGACCCTGCACCTCCAAAAAAAGAGCTCATTTTAGAGCAGGTACGCACTCACAAAGGCCTACATATCTCTAAACCTAAATAACTACACCCCTGTGCATTTACACTCAGCTTTGCTTTATTTATAGGTCCCAGAACTAAGGAACCACATTATGAGGGAGAATTCTGGGAAGTGGAAGGCAATAGCAAAGTATCAAGTGAAAGAAACGTTCAGCCAAAGAAAGTGACCTGAAGCTGCAGGCACAGAGGTAATACTGAAAACACAAGTCTGAATAGTGAAGGTACAGAGGACTCAACTCCATCCATTTGCACTGTGTTTATTATCAAgatacagttttgttttttgtttgtttttttaccaggTTGGCCCAGACGTACAACTTAGATGTGATGGAGAGTTTACTCCCCGAGAAGCCAAAGTGTGGGTCCTGTGGCAAAGAGGCTGCAAAGAGATGCTCTAGATGTCAGGGAGAATGGTACTGTCACAGGTAAGACTTACGCAAGTCCAGCAGTAATGCAGACGCTGAACTGGACTGTcttggtgaagagggagctgagcctgAAGGCCAAAGCTTGTGATTTACCTGTTGATTTACTTTCCAATGCTTACCTACTGTCACAAACTTTCTGGAATGACTGAAAGAATAATACTGTGGATTTAAGCTTAATAAATTAATCATCTCAGATGGCTTGAAAACACCAGCGACCAGCTCCTCTGGGCTACCTTGTTTAGCCTGCTCTCACTGCAAACATCcagacaatggatggatggatataaGCCTTTGTTCCTACTACAGACATCTGAACCATGACCATCAGACATAGTTTTCTACACTACGTTTTCTGCCGATGTAAAGTCTTATAAAGATCAtcttatgtttttttccagagcaTGTCAAGTGAAGCACTGGCCTAAACACAAGAAAGCCTGCCAGCTTATAGCCGAGGCCACAGAGAAGATCCAGAGGGACCTGCAAGTCAACAGCTGAGAGAGACACTGTTACAGCTCATGTATTGACTGGTGGCAGATGGAAGAGGGACTCTGGAATCGCAAGATGGGAGAACAAATAAGCATGTGGATGATGCAAATTTCACTTcctatacattttaaataaggAATCTTCTGTCTTTTAGTGCTGGAAAAGTTTATGCCTCTTTACAGACACTTTACTAAAATGTTTGCTCATGGTATAACCTTTGGTATGTTGTTTTAACCGATTATTTAATTCTGTAATAAAATCTTGAGGGGCTTTCTACAGTCATTTTTATACCTACATTTTACACTTGTGATTTGTATCCAACACAGTGGCGCTGTATTCCAGCAGcaaataaaaatgctttaataaCTCCCTCTATCTTGTCTTCTTGCTCAGTGCTATAAAGAACAAAAGCTTGTGGGTATTTTCAAATGACCACCTGTGCTAAAATGTAATATAGTACACATAATATttcaatatattaaaaaacatgtacatgtacatgtacattagggtcaaaaagtctgagcatataataacataaaaattatacatatagtcatttttcatatatgtacatatatacatctTAAAATGGGTATTTTTACATATATTGTCTTATATAGTCAAATAGTCACTTATTAAGACACACCTGgttaaaatgtaattgtggTGTCTCTTCTTGGTTAATGTTGTGTGTTACGTTCAGACTTTACCCTCTCTGAGTGTCGGATTTCTGCTGAGGACCTGCCCTGTCAGTAAATACATGACAGGATTGGCTCTAGGATTAAgcattatacatatatttgacattttgcagttaatgtatgtatatttgaGGTTTTCACAGCCGTGGTATATTAAAGCCAGATCcatcacacagacagagactgGTTGGAGGGGTGGGGGGACTCTGCACGCCCACACAGCTGCGCTCCGGACTCAGAAGCACCCCCTATGTGAAAACATTCCGGATGTCGGTACAGCTCAGtctcatctcactctctccttttcatgatctgctgcttcctcCTACAACAGTCTGAAAAAACATCTAAAGATGGTTATTGTCTGGAGGAGCGCTCACACACGGCTGATGTTACCGTAAAGAAGAAGTGGGGCCTCCGCGTGTGGATGTAATTAACCGGTGATGAGAGGTTATTTCCAGAGATGAAGCCGAGGCTGCTCACCTCCGTTACTTGGAAACAGTCTGACAAAGTTTCTGCGGAAAGTTTTTCTCCTCGGATGGAAGAAGTTTTGAGACAAAGCGGCTGCCACGGGGCTGTTTTCTCCCCTGTTTTGGTAAGTTGGACAAAAGATCTTATTGTACTTTTGTAGTTTCACAAGCGATTGATTTACCAAGCGTGTTGTTTTATGACTTAACATGTGAGTGTTCATCCTCCGAGGCATCGTGAATGCATCTTTAATTGTTGTATTTACAGAAGAAtaagagctgctgctgtcatgttCTGTAAAGCTTACATCACTTTTTATACATTAACATGTTAAAGTGATGTTTTACATGCTGTTGTAGCTATTTTCTTACTCTGCTTTACTTGTGCTTGGTTTGCAGAATGTCCAATATTACATAATGACTTACAGAGGATGTGATGTGTGACCAaccaaaaaacatgttttgtatgAAACATATGTAAATATTATATGTAAATAGGAGTATTTAGTGGTATTTACCACCACATTTCAGGGTGAAATATGGCACTTTTAACTCCTTTTTAATGAACAGCTGTACTTACTCTTCAGAACAAGATTCTCAACATATGATCAGTTTCTAAAATATGATGTATTGTACCAAAATCAGGGGTGGAAATGACTAATTACAGCTCTCAAATGACTGTAATTAAGTCTTTATTCGGTACCTGTACTTTATTATTCAAGTCTATAATTTTACTCATACTCAGTATGCATTAGACCATGTAATCTACTgtcacttttaaaatcatgttcGAGTAGAGTTCAGTTGTCTTTACATTGTTTAATTATATTTGTGTCTcatgtacatacacatacacatgcacctTATCCCTGCTGtcctatatttttattctgtatactctctttttgtttttctttattcattattgtgttattattgttattattatatacattttatcaaTTGCATTTACTCTTTACCATTTCTGTAGTTGAGTCTCTAAGCAAAATATTTTCACGAGTGTACTTGTACAACCAgagtgacaataaacatcttgaatctACATTTTTCACCTACATTTTTGTGGCCAATAAGGCTATCTGATCACAACCAGGGAGTAATTTagactgaagatttggagaaCCTTGATTGAATGGCTGCTATTTATGTCGTttagtgaagtgaagtgaaaatgttctttaaatatgtagaatctctaattattaattattttatttataatctGAGCACGGTGGCAGAGTGACAGtttgcacaggaagtcagtcagttaagGGAACTTCAGATCCTAaaaccattttgcatcttaagaatacaatgcagcagcagcaacaatacAACAACGTTTGCTTTGGCATGTGGCCtgccattaagtttcagttttggtcctccaagggaaaaagtttggccTCCCCTGCATCACAGTAAtgatgattcattaatataaaaaaggGGCCATTCTGCTGCATAATGAGTAGTTTTGATGATTTAAGTATATTTAGCTGATAATATTTCACTTTTGAATGAATGCAGGAAGTGTTTTTCAAACTGTAGTATTGCAGGATCTCAATACTCCACCACTGGTTATAGTACATGttgcttttttatgtttttgaatgACAAAGCAGTCTAAAATTTAACAGCCCATTTGATTTTTGTTCTCTTACAGAGCAGGCATTCAGACTCTACTAGCATGAAGTATAACGTTTAcgtttttaatgaaaaatgccaGTTTAGTGGCTATTGCATGATTAAGCTGCAAATATATCAATATACATTTGAACAACTGCATTAAATGAACTTTACAATATCAAGatcacatttttaacaattttaTTGTATGTATTTCAGTGATAATGGAGGAAGCCAGGCTCTGAGTGACATCATGTCTTCCTGGGGCGAGTTCATCGAGCTCCGTGACCTGAGGACAGACGGAGAGCAGATAGAGCTGACCGGCTCACGTTCGCCCTGCTCGCCTCCACGCCTCGAGAGAACCAACGCCCTGAGGATCAGCCCGGGGAAGGTCCCAGACCTGCTGAGCAGGGTGGGCATCATCAGAGTCCTGAGCAGCACCCAGGACCCCCAGATGActgaggagaggggagagggccACAACTTCCAGCCCTGCAGCCACGCTCAGCCCACGTGGTGTGACCTGTGTGGAGACTTCATCTGGGGCCTTTACAAGCAGAGCCTGCGGTGTGTCAGTGAGTCGGCTTACGTAGGCTGTTTGCACCcttgggtgtgtgcatgtgtgattgCCTCTGTGCATATGAGAGGAAGACTGAGAAAGAGGAAATTTAGTTAAACAGCAAAAAGATGTAGGTGCGTGCCTGTTTAACTCTGCACTCTAGCTATTAATTTGCAGAAATCATAGCTTTTACTCTTTGTTTGGCAGTGCTATAAATGTTCTCCATTTTGTCTTCCAGCACAATGTTTAGAAAGAAACATTGTCGAACATGCACGCGGTAGTTTAAGTGGTTTTTGTGGCTTGGTTATCATCTCAGCTCAGGGTGGGACACAGACCTGTATGATCTACTCGCTCAGGATTTCTCTTAGTGTTGCAACATTCTTGAACTTCCTTTTCATCAACTGAAACCCACTAAAATGTTGCTGTGGTTTGTATGAAGTATTAAGTGTGCAGAAAGCAATGTGTTTCAAAAGTAACCTGgtcatgaaacacaaaaacagaccaaaacactgataataattgtaaaaactGTGATTGAGGGAAAAATCATTgacaaataaatgcaaattgAAATCTACATTCATGATACACACAATATGTAGTGTCTTACCTCTGTTATATTTCGCAGCTGTACTCAACAGGTTTGAGTAAAGGTAtttatttaccattttattaatgcaacacaacacagaaaggGTTATAATGCAGGAGAAAGCTGAGTTAAAGTAACTGCAGTGACCAGTAACGGCCATAGGAGGACATCACCTGTTTAGAACTGCACTCTACACATGCATGTTAACGTATATGAGTTTGTCATATGTATTAGTGTTTGCCGGCGTCTGTCTAAactcagtgacttcctgttttacagATTGCAGATTCACATGTCACTACCGCTGTCGAGCCCTGATCCGCCTGGACTGCAGCTGGGACCGAGGCTCTGTAGCTGACCACACGTGCGTCGTGGAGCAAACCATAGAGACAGACACAAATGTGGTAAGGAGCTTTTGTATTTGTCAGTATGATATGACTGGTTTAGTTCTCTTTATCTGCACACAGTCAGAAGTGGTGGTAGTCACTGTTTACTTGCTTCTTCAACATCGAGGAACTGTGACATGGTTACCATTAACCCTCTGAATGCCAACAACACGCTGGCAGGTTGGAAGGTACGTTTTCCTGGCAAAATCACCGAAATTACACAATTTATCATTGcaaaaaacagcagagataGAAACAATTGTATTATTTTCTCATATCCGACGGCCCCTTGCACTAATCATGTGTGACGAATGCTTTTGTAAGGAAAAGTAAccaaatctaaaataaaataaaatactgatacTTAATCAAAATCACTTTATTCTTCACGTCTCGTATAAAACCTCGCCAAAAATAAACCGTTTGCACCAACCAAATTTAGACAGTTTTTGCTATATTGGTAACACTTGTAGGCAttgagaaaaatgtttatttatggcATTATAACAGTGTTGTAGcacacaaaagacatttttgatgttctgttctgtgcagGACGGATATTTCATGacagaagttaaaaaaaactgcttaaGCTGCGGGTTTAAAATGAGACCATGAATGAGGAAACTGGCGGCTCCTCTGTACTTTGCATGTGACACTGTGCTGCCTGGTTTGATTGCATGGTGAttctgtttgactgttttaCAGAACAAATCAATTACTTTATGGACAAAAAACAGGAACCATTTCATCCGGCAATAAACACACACCCTTCCCCCAGTTCCACTAACTGCACAGGATCATTATTAAAGGTGACCTGACCCTGTCACAGTTGACTTTATATTTGCTGTAAACAATCTTGCACCAGATAGGGGGCAGCTAGCAACATCAAATTTATAAAGGGAAGTAAAGAGATTTGAAGGGGAAGTatggagaaacacacagcaTTACAGAAAACGCCTTTTGTAAGATCCTGTTCGGTTTATTTAACAACTACAGCCACAAATCAGTTTGTTACACCCAAATATATGTGTTATAcatataaaaacacactcaacaacaatcataaaaaacatgtaacattttttaatgtgataaaataagtttatttgAGGTGGTTAAAGAATAATGAACTATtaacaatacaaaacaagacatgtaCCATCCCTGTAGTCTATAGCAAGGATAAGGagggacaaaaaacattttaatagtAGTGACTAGGGTCAGAAAGAATCTTGTATCCTTTAGTTAATCTGTTTACAGCATTAATTAAATAGATAAAGTCAAGGCCTGGCTGCTGTACATCTAAAAGTTTAATTAGAAGAAGACTCTGCACCACATACTGTTATTTATAAAGAGGGGAGTCAAGGATACGGGCCGGTGGTTGTTCAAGGCTGCAGTGTTTGTTCTCTTGGTAACGGGCTTCATTCCCTCACTATCAAGCACTTGTTTCTTATCAAAGAATGTAAAAACTTCAGCAGAGCATTGACAGTGCGAAGACATGGCTGGATATTTTGTTGGTGCTGGAGCTCTGGTGCAAATAGGCCTTTCACACAACACTGAACAGACAAAGTACCATGTCTGTCTCAGCTGAGAAAAATGCAGCCATAATAAATTTTATTGATAACATGTGTTTCTCCTGCtatgacatgttaaaatatcTGCAATAGGCATAACCTGTTACAAAAAAGgcacaaacaatacaaaacatgCAAGACAAGATCATTATGTTCTGTATCAACAAGCAGAATCTTGTCATTTTCACTTCTGTAATGTTTGTACcacttaattttctttctttttttttttttttttttacgtttgtTGCAATCCAGCTCAATTTAAAACAGCTGGAGGGCTTCTGGCTGTAGCAGCACACATTTGTGAACTCCTCAGTTCACAGCAGGAGGCTCCAAAGTATTTTCTGCCAAAACATATCAGTAAATACTTGTGCTCATAGCCAATACggtaataaaatatattgtcaACTCCTCTGCGTGTAAGACAAACATGGAGGATATGTCTTCAGCAGGTGGACTCGTGcccttgtttatttttttcttttaaattccTCCGTGTTATTACTTGAACCAATTAAATGGTTAAGATCTGGGCGGGATGTCCCAGATgaacacaggaaaaaaagggaTTGTTTATTTGTCTCAAAATCTTTCATCACAGCTTTAAATGCTGTTCATTCTCAGGCATTTTTATCAACACGATTATAGTTTCCAGACGTGAGATTCACATTACAAAAACTATAAACCTGGAATCACCTTTAGTCACATTTGATGGATTGAAAAGTGTTTACACTGCAGCAGATGCATAGTGAAAATTAGGTATGCAGCTATTATTTTCTACTGAGTACCAAtttaacatttgacatttttattcaacGTGAGGACGAAGATTGCTACGACACAAAGAACTTATTTTGGCGGGACAGATTACAATGTTAACAACTTGTGAGTGTGTTCACATCATCAAGACAGTAGATTGATTACAGAGTTGGTCATGTGAGGGTTCAAATACTTTGCACTGACAACGTGACACCATATCCATTCAAGAGGATTTCATTATATTAAACAACGGTCAGAAGTCAGAAAAATCAGTGTCCTAGTTGTGATTACAACTTGGAAGTCGACGTGAACTTCCTAGAACTAACTTACAATATGGAAACTCGTTTGACGACATAATAGAAGACCCAaatgagttgcattatgggaattgtAGTAATTGAAGTACTAGGCACAAAAAGTTAGGGcatttctgcctctgctgctttgattttccctttttgttttgttttttcccttccCCTATCGAATCATCAACTAAATGTTTTAGTGATTCTGATAATATCACACTCATATCAATCTGCATATCATCAGTGTTATCTACATGCTAAGTGTTGACATTTAGGGAGCCCTGGTGTGTCTCCGCCTCACTGGCAGCCTCAGAGAGCCTGAATACCACTGCCCACTGAGGGGAAGgggctaaaaaataaaaagggcacttAAGCTTAGTTCACACTTCAGGATTTTAGCCCTGATCTTCCACTCGGTGAAGCTTTTTGGAGATCACTGACACAGAGATCAGAGGCAAATCGGTTCACGCTCCCCCGAATGCCATTTGTGAATTGTTCAAAGACGTGATCCAGGCAGTTGTATGTTTTCAATACAAAAATATTCCTTGCTCGCGCATTTCTAATCCATCCTGTCACACATATAcctcctttttcttccttgttttGTCGCTGCAAATCATGCAAATTAAACCTGGACTGCTTGGATCACATCCTGCCCGTGTCacgacgtgtgtgtgtgatctggtAATGTATGACCCCCTGCCACAGAGCAGTCATGTAGTGTGAAAACCACAACGACTTCAAGACTCCTGATcacaagacagaaacaggaaattTGTGTAAACAGACGGCTACATCTATCTGATGACTTCAAATGTCGTGGAGTGATCCCAAGGCATTAGCGTGTACTTTATCGTGTTTTGAAGTGCACTCTAGAGCAGTGGCTCTCAATCTTTTCTCGTAAAGGTCCcctaaactgacacaaaaaaGACCCCTAACTACAGAAAATATATGAAACCCATGAGCAACTTCTGGATTTAattatagtgaaaataaattattcccCTTTGGCACCTCTTGGAAAGCACCCATGGACCCACTTTGAGAACCGCTGCTCCAGAGAgcattttatcatgtttatcTACCACAGGGACGTCCAAGAGGCCACTCTTGGTtctctttttgttgttcttACATGGGCCTCATGGGAAcatgttggggggggggggggggggcattgTTTATACTAGCTACTCCAGATAAACTAGATAAGGAAAATGAAACTTTACGTTACGTAAGTTTAAGAATTCAGGTTTTGTacttatttaaaggtgcactatgtagtttgggggaagaaattttaatcagaagctcttcattgactttttttttaaatgcctaaacaaaataaataaagtgtcttgacttaataaactgaataaacaaaccttaaaggacaacacaatagAGTGGTATAGTAGTGAGTcttaaaacccagaaatcagttagcatttttgcacttttagttccctcatctcaaagtcaatgagttttttcaattgtttttagATAtatgtctgaaataaggtctgtagttaacacaggcttaagatatttagaTATTTAGACATTGTCACGTATGttgtctcatttagccacttgttagcaaccgtcATTTTTACAAACACGTAAGCTCTTCATAATCAAATTGTGGGActtttaatgatgtattttttgttgtagaacaaaacattgAATAccttcagcctgtggtaaccgTACATCTTCTTTCAGGTATTTAACCggaaaccaattaaaaaaaaactcatgaaCTTTGAGATGAGGTAACCggaaatgcaaaaatgcaaacCGACTCTATTTCAcactgttgcactttgtttacatgtggcggaccctgccacctttctggcttcaaccAGCGTTCTGGGACCTCATTTccccctgagaacagcttgtttattcaatatATTCTGAGTTTTGTATGATCACTTCactaatattaaaattctgagtttgaatttcgcctccaaaactacacagtgcccctttaaaggtctTGTTTCTGTCTCAACTGTTGAGGAATAATGAAACTCACATGAGGTCCATGgcggcggggggggggggggggtggtggTGTGACCGCTGCCCCATCATCACATGACTCGGTCGGTACAGCGTGGAAGCAGCCAGCATCATCCatgggagcagagaggagaggggaggaggaggaggaggaggagtgtctGGTATTTCCCCCCCTGGTCGTCCAATCGCGACCAGCCGCGGTGGTTTTGTGTATTTTCCAAACTCATCTGAACGGACCGGGGTGGGGCGTCGGCCGGCCGGCGGGGGGAAGGAAGCGAAGCAGCAAGGGCGGGGGCCGTAACACATACATCCTGTTTCTCACAGACTCGGTTTACACAGTGGAAACGTGGCCGCTAGAGGAAGATAGAGGAAGAGACTGTTTGATTTTGTCGAGTTAGACTTGTGTTGTCGAGAAGTTTACAGAGATATTTCGTCGTCTGTCAGCTACTTGACGTTACCATTGTAGAGCGGTCCAACCCGGCTTCCGTAAAGTTTAACAGCGGTTTGTTTTAACACTTTCAAGTCGTCGCACTTTTAAGTTCCGATATTTGTCTCTAGTGttaaaaggttttgttttttttaaaaccgaTAGTCAGCATGACAAACGAGGCTAGCAGCTCGGACAAAAGTCCCTCCTTCGAGATGACCTGGGGCAGCTCCACCAGCAGCGGCTACTGCAGCGAGGAGGACTCGGACTCCGAGTTCGAGCAGTACTTCACGGCGCGGACATCTTTCTTCCCCAAAGCCCGGAAAGCTAACGTTAATGCTAACGTGAAGAAGGTGAGAATAAacttaaaacaagacaacaacaaaaactacatAAATACAAAGTTGGGCTTGAATAAAAGTTAGTTCCTCAATTTAAAAGTGGGAAGTTGGAGCAGAGGGTGGG
This Pagrus major chromosome 6, Pma_NU_1.0 DNA region includes the following protein-coding sequences:
- the zmynd10 gene encoding LOW QUALITY PROTEIN: zinc finger MYND domain-containing protein 10 (The sequence of the model RefSeq protein was modified relative to this genomic sequence to represent the inferred CDS: inserted 2 bases in 1 codon): MDTSVVLPVEAEGFVQSLETFPLKEVGSARWFRQHEYIEKLNMQAILNASAMHDEFVKELLVSCGKIPVLVHEMILIEVWKQKVFPVLCQLQDFNPKNTFHLYMVIHHEATIINLLETIMFHKDSCEAADDSVLDLVDYCHRKLTLLASKVIREGVTTHDQHNLKGKAVVSTIEEVQAQNAALEFEISLKAVSVLRYITDHTESISVISRMLCTHNVPCVLVQLIDCCPWSRCREGEVEKYINSRWQKIPVEDHLKITKLDGQVWISLFNLLLREDCQRKYDFNNFNKNQLLKLRGFLTEVLIDQLPNLVELQRYLAHLAVTDPAPPKKELILEQVPELRNHIMRENSGKWKAIAKYQVKETFSXKESDLKLQAQRLAQTYNLDVMESLLPEKPKCGSCGKEAAKRCSRCQGEWYCHRACQVKHWPKHKKACQLIAEATEKIQRDLQVNS